One window of Mesorhizobium sp. PAMC28654 genomic DNA carries:
- the ehuB gene encoding ectoine/hydroxyectoine ABC transporter substrate-binding protein EhuB, producing the protein MMRSGLGRLSYGFLAAALWTVTPTTQAMSATAFETAKQTGTVTVGLANEKPYAYIETDGKVTGAIVEVLRAALEPLGITKIEANVNEFSALVPGVMAGRFDIIGAGMYVTPKRCESIAFTNPLTQIATVLATHAGNPGNIHSLEDIAKSSTLKVGSQLGTAQVDDLHRAGIPDDRIVLFTRDTEGFSGLQAGRVDAIYYPALEISELIAKTGAKDVERVEPFTIAKGTDGKPLLNFQSLGLRKEDTDFIEALNKQISALRASGKLAEILKPFGFSAQDLPADGVTAAAICSGS; encoded by the coding sequence ATGATGAGAAGCGGATTGGGCAGGCTGAGCTACGGGTTCCTGGCGGCGGCGCTGTGGACCGTGACCCCGACCACGCAGGCGATGTCGGCAACGGCATTCGAAACGGCCAAGCAGACGGGAACCGTCACCGTCGGCCTCGCCAATGAAAAACCCTACGCCTATATCGAAACCGACGGCAAGGTCACCGGCGCCATCGTCGAGGTGCTGCGCGCGGCACTGGAGCCGCTGGGCATCACCAAGATCGAAGCCAACGTCAACGAATTCTCGGCGCTGGTTCCCGGCGTCATGGCCGGCCGCTTCGATATCATCGGCGCCGGCATGTATGTCACGCCCAAGCGCTGCGAGAGCATCGCCTTCACCAACCCGTTGACGCAGATCGCCACCGTCCTCGCCACCCATGCCGGCAACCCCGGCAACATCCATTCGCTCGAGGACATCGCCAAGTCGTCGACGCTGAAGGTCGGCAGCCAGCTCGGCACCGCGCAGGTGGATGACCTACACCGCGCCGGCATACCCGATGACCGGATCGTGCTGTTCACGCGCGACACGGAAGGGTTTTCCGGACTGCAGGCAGGGCGGGTCGATGCCATCTACTATCCGGCCCTGGAAATAAGCGAACTGATCGCCAAGACCGGCGCCAAGGATGTCGAGCGCGTCGAGCCGTTCACCATTGCCAAGGGAACGGACGGCAAGCCGTTGCTCAACTTCCAGTCGCTTGGCCTGCGCAAGGAGGACACAGACTTCATCGAGGCGCTCAACAAGCAGATCAGCGCCTTGCGCGCTTCGGGCAAGCTCGCCGAGATCCTCAAGCCGTTCGGCTTCAGCGCACAGGACCTGCCGGCTGACGGCGTCACCGCCGCCGCCATCTGCTCGGGCTCGTAG
- a CDS encoding aspartate/glutamate racemase family protein encodes MRRLGLIGGMSWQSTAIYYRHLNTIAHQRLGGLHSADIVLRSLDFADIAEKQHKDDWDGAAEMLVAAAGDLERAGAEALVLCTNTMHLLADRIEAACSIPLIHIADATADAIRRTSSTTPALLATRFTMERAFYRYRLVEKQGIATIVPDEAGRATVHRIIYEELCEGVVTASSKQAYLDEVTRLQARGADGVILGCTEITMLIGQDDFDIPVFDTTWIHAKAAMDFALGEKS; translated from the coding sequence ATGCGTAGGCTTGGCCTGATTGGCGGAATGAGTTGGCAAAGCACGGCGATCTACTATCGCCACCTGAACACCATCGCGCACCAGCGGCTGGGCGGCCTGCATTCAGCTGACATCGTCCTGCGCTCGCTGGATTTCGCCGACATCGCGGAAAAGCAGCACAAGGACGATTGGGACGGAGCGGCCGAAATGCTGGTCGCGGCCGCTGGTGACCTGGAGCGCGCCGGCGCGGAGGCGCTGGTGCTTTGCACCAACACCATGCATCTTCTCGCGGACCGCATCGAGGCGGCCTGTTCCATTCCGCTGATCCACATCGCCGACGCCACCGCCGACGCCATCAGGCGGACGTCCTCCACGACACCGGCGCTGCTTGCCACCCGTTTCACCATGGAACGCGCCTTCTATCGCTACCGTCTTGTCGAGAAACAGGGCATCGCGACGATCGTCCCGGACGAGGCTGGCCGGGCGACCGTGCACAGGATAATCTACGAGGAACTCTGCGAGGGTGTTGTCACTGCCAGTTCCAAGCAGGCATATCTCGACGAAGTGACGCGTTTGCAGGCTCGCGGCGCCGATGGTGTGATCCTCGGATGCACCGAGATCACCATGCTGATCGGGCAGGACGATTTCGACATTCCGGTTTTCGACACGACCTGGATCCACGCCAAGGCGGCGATGGATTTCGCGCTGGGCGAGAAGAGTTGA
- a CDS encoding PLP-dependent aminotransferase family protein has product MWTPEIPAASGPKYVALAHAIAEAARSGTLLPGTRLPPRRALAARLGMNLSTVSKAYDLAAEMGIVAGEVGRGTFVRMLSVPERMPWPKSGGVDALDMSSNFPFPSASNDELRLAFETLGSLPYSADLLRYHPNSAHPSHLAGGAAWVRNLGVETAPERLLITSGAIHGVFVSLLAVARPGDLVLLEELTSPAIIGACRALGLRIGAVPLDAGGLRPDVLEAMVKRERPRALVVVPNLQNPTLTTMPVERRGQIVEIARRFSFILIEDDVYGPLLRQPDRPQPLAAMAPERTCFCTSLSKSVAPGLRIGYLLMPASLRADALNAIRVSTWMTSPLLGQIAANWILDGTAGRLCERQRAMTGRRQDIARQILGEFDIVTHDAALHLLLRLPEPWRAEQFSAHMQQQGVAVLPSSEMSADPGGRQNVVRLSLCTIDSETALQSALTVCRTVLRGG; this is encoded by the coding sequence ATGTGGACACCCGAAATCCCCGCGGCTTCCGGCCCCAAATATGTCGCCCTTGCCCACGCCATCGCGGAGGCGGCGCGGTCGGGAACGCTGCTGCCGGGAACCAGGCTGCCGCCGCGCAGGGCGCTCGCGGCGCGCCTGGGGATGAACCTCTCCACGGTTTCCAAGGCCTATGATCTTGCCGCCGAAATGGGGATCGTCGCCGGCGAGGTCGGCCGGGGAACCTTCGTGCGCATGCTCTCGGTGCCCGAACGCATGCCCTGGCCAAAGTCCGGCGGCGTCGACGCCCTCGACATGAGTTCGAACTTTCCGTTTCCGTCGGCCTCGAACGACGAGCTTCGCCTGGCGTTTGAGACACTGGGCTCCCTGCCCTATTCGGCGGACCTGCTGCGCTATCATCCCAACAGCGCGCATCCCAGCCATCTGGCAGGGGGTGCCGCCTGGGTGCGAAATCTCGGCGTCGAGACCGCGCCGGAGCGGCTTCTCATCACATCGGGCGCCATCCACGGCGTCTTCGTGTCGCTTCTGGCCGTGGCGCGTCCCGGCGATCTCGTGCTGCTGGAAGAGCTGACCTCGCCCGCCATCATCGGCGCCTGCCGGGCGCTGGGCCTGCGCATCGGCGCGGTACCGCTGGACGCCGGCGGCCTGCGACCAGACGTGCTGGAGGCCATGGTGAAACGCGAGCGTCCGCGCGCGCTTGTCGTGGTGCCAAATCTGCAGAACCCGACCTTGACGACCATGCCCGTGGAGCGACGCGGGCAGATCGTCGAGATCGCCCGGCGTTTCAGCTTCATCCTCATCGAGGATGATGTCTACGGGCCGCTTCTGCGGCAGCCGGACCGTCCTCAACCACTGGCCGCCATGGCGCCTGAACGCACCTGCTTTTGCACCAGCCTGTCAAAATCCGTCGCGCCGGGCCTGCGCATCGGCTATCTGCTCATGCCCGCCTCGCTGCGGGCGGACGCGCTGAATGCCATCCGGGTGTCGACCTGGATGACCTCGCCCCTGCTTGGCCAGATCGCTGCGAACTGGATACTCGACGGCACCGCCGGCAGGCTCTGCGAGCGGCAGCGGGCGATGACGGGGCGACGGCAGGATATCGCCAGGCAGATCCTTGGCGAATTCGACATCGTCACGCATGACGCGGCCCTGCATCTGCTGCTGAGATTACCCGAACCCTGGCGTGCCGAACAGTTCAGCGCGCATATGCAGCAGCAGGGCGTGGCGGTTCTGCCCAGTTCCGAAATGTCGGCGGACCCCGGCGGCCGGCAGAACGTCGTGCGTCTCAGCCTGTGCACCATCGACAGCGAAACCGCGCTTCAGTCGGCCCTGACCGTTTGCAGGACGGTGCTGCGAGGCGGGTGA
- a CDS encoding prolyl-tRNA synthetase associated domain-containing protein, with the protein MPKTEAELFAFLAELGIDASTMRHPPLFTVADSQALRGEIAGGHTKNLFLKDKKDNFFLVTVGEEAVVDLKQIHHLIGASGKVSFGKPEMLMELLGVAPGAVTVFGVINDTARRVKLILDEELMTHSLINAHPLTNEATTSIGADDLLKFVKATGHDAAILKVSA; encoded by the coding sequence ATGCCGAAGACCGAAGCCGAGCTTTTCGCCTTTCTCGCCGAACTCGGCATCGACGCTTCGACGATGCGCCATCCACCCCTGTTCACGGTTGCTGATTCGCAGGCACTGCGCGGCGAGATCGCCGGCGGCCACACCAAGAACCTGTTCCTCAAGGACAAGAAGGACAATTTCTTCCTCGTCACCGTCGGCGAGGAGGCGGTGGTCGACCTCAAGCAGATCCATCACCTGATCGGCGCATCGGGAAAAGTGTCCTTCGGCAAGCCGGAGATGCTGATGGAACTGCTCGGCGTCGCGCCTGGAGCGGTGACCGTTTTCGGCGTGATCAACGACACCGCGCGGAGGGTGAAACTCATTCTCGACGAGGAGTTGATGACGCATTCGCTTATCAACGCGCATCCGCTGACCAATGAGGCGACGACATCGATTGGCGCCGACGACCTTCTCAAATTCGTCAAGGCAACCGGGCATGATGCTGCTATCTTGAAAGTCTCGGCGTGA
- the trxA gene encoding thioredoxin, which produces MSDNNQFGGPFGNSGGQYTTTVQYGGAEAPRAKVALGDAPPADVIKDTTTAAFAADVIQESRRQPVLVDFWAPWCGPCKQLTPLLEKAVKAAGGKVKLVKMNIDDHPSIAGQLGIQSIPAVIAFKDGQPVDGFMGAIPESQIAEFITKVGGKGNGVPAVADALAAAAEARTAGDMQTAADIYDAILEQAPETIEAIAGLGDLLFEAGDVAGAEALLATAPEAKKDAPLLAALRAKMALAAQAASLGNPAEFERRLAENPKDHQARFDLAMIQNAGGDRTAAADNLLAIIKADRTWNDDGARTQLLQLFEAWGMTDEATLAARRKLSALLFS; this is translated from the coding sequence ATGAGTGACAACAATCAGTTTGGCGGCCCATTTGGCAATAGTGGCGGTCAGTATACCACCACCGTGCAGTATGGCGGAGCCGAGGCTCCCCGTGCGAAAGTCGCGCTGGGCGACGCCCCGCCAGCCGACGTCATCAAGGACACGACGACAGCGGCGTTCGCGGCCGATGTCATCCAGGAATCGCGCCGTCAGCCGGTGCTGGTCGATTTCTGGGCACCCTGGTGCGGGCCCTGCAAGCAACTGACCCCGCTGCTCGAGAAGGCCGTCAAGGCCGCCGGCGGCAAGGTCAAGCTGGTCAAGATGAACATCGACGACCATCCTTCGATCGCCGGCCAGCTTGGCATCCAGTCGATTCCGGCGGTCATCGCCTTCAAGGATGGCCAGCCCGTCGACGGTTTCATGGGCGCCATTCCAGAGAGCCAGATCGCCGAGTTCATCACCAAGGTGGGCGGCAAGGGCAATGGCGTGCCGGCTGTCGCCGACGCCCTGGCGGCGGCGGCTGAGGCTCGCACCGCCGGCGACATGCAGACCGCGGCCGACATCTATGACGCCATCCTGGAACAGGCGCCGGAGACAATCGAGGCGATCGCCGGCCTGGGCGATTTGCTGTTCGAAGCCGGTGATGTCGCAGGCGCCGAGGCATTGCTGGCGACAGCGCCGGAAGCGAAAAAGGATGCGCCGCTGCTTGCCGCGTTGCGCGCCAAGATGGCGCTTGCCGCGCAGGCGGCTTCGCTTGGCAATCCGGCCGAATTCGAGCGACGCCTGGCGGAAAACCCCAAAGACCATCAGGCGCGCTTCGACCTCGCCATGATCCAGAACGCTGGTGGAGACCGCACGGCGGCCGCCGACAATCTGCTGGCGATCATCAAGGCTGATCGCACCTGGAACGACGATGGCGCCAGAACGCAGTTGCTGCAGTTGTTCGAGGCCTGGGGCATGACTGACGAAGCGACGCTTGCGGCGCGGCGGAAATTGTCGGCGCTGCTTTTTTCCTGA
- a CDS encoding LON peptidase substrate-binding domain-containing protein, producing MQAGNAHYRLGTDLPSTIPIFPLEGALLLPGGRMPLNIFEPRYLQMVDEAITGPRLIGIIQPSLDGALRGDGEPELCNVGCAGRIISMAESGDGRYLISLQGVCRFRIAHELAVKTPFRQGRLAPFLTDLGDDPAATEVDRPALLKAFRAYLQANDLEADWESVSRAENAMLVNALSMMAPYGPAEKQALLEAPDLKTRAETLIAITEMALARENEDFGSSLQ from the coding sequence GTGCAAGCGGGAAACGCGCATTACCGGCTCGGTACGGATTTGCCGTCGACGATCCCGATCTTTCCGCTTGAGGGTGCGCTTTTGCTGCCGGGAGGCCGCATGCCGCTCAACATTTTCGAGCCGCGCTATCTGCAGATGGTGGATGAGGCCATCACCGGGCCGCGGCTGATCGGTATCATACAGCCCAGCCTGGATGGCGCCTTGCGTGGTGACGGCGAGCCGGAGCTGTGCAATGTCGGCTGCGCCGGGCGCATCATTTCCATGGCCGAGAGCGGCGATGGCCGGTATCTGATTTCGCTGCAGGGCGTGTGCCGGTTCCGCATCGCGCACGAACTCGCGGTGAAGACGCCGTTTCGCCAGGGCCGGCTTGCGCCCTTCCTTACCGATCTCGGCGACGATCCGGCGGCGACCGAGGTGGACCGGCCGGCGCTCTTGAAGGCGTTTCGCGCCTATCTGCAGGCCAACGACCTGGAAGCCGACTGGGAAAGCGTCAGCCGTGCCGAAAATGCCATGTTGGTCAACGCGCTGTCGATGATGGCGCCCTATGGACCGGCCGAGAAGCAGGCGCTGCTCGAAGCGCCCGACCTGAAGACACGTGCCGAAACGCTGATCGCCATCACCGAAATGGCGCTGGCGCGAGAGAATGAGGATTTTGGCTCGAGCCTGCAGTAA
- a CDS encoding Trm112 family protein, with the protein MAADGRDGKRASVDPRMLELLACPLTKGPLAWDPERGELVSRVAKIAYPVRDGIPIMLPSEARVLSAEDVLSPPRLSGPS; encoded by the coding sequence ATGGCGGCGGACGGGCGCGACGGAAAGAGGGCCAGTGTCGATCCCAGGATGCTGGAATTGCTGGCCTGCCCGTTGACAAAAGGGCCGCTGGCCTGGGACCCGGAGCGTGGCGAGCTGGTCTCGAGGGTCGCCAAGATCGCTTATCCGGTACGCGATGGTATTCCGATCATGCTGCCCTCGGAAGCGCGGGTGCTTTCGGCGGAGGATGTGCTGTCGCCACCGCGCTTGAGCGGACCGTCCTGA
- a CDS encoding error-prone DNA polymerase, with product MNALTVITYAEFGIQSNFSFLRGASKPEELVVAAKLLGFSAIGLADCNTVAGVVRAWQQAKVEKLSYHPGCRLVFCDGTPDILAYPKDRKGWGHLCRMLTQANLRDETEKGATLLQRGDLLEWGDLMSLAVVPDLTADAQDSLASLRQLKDRFGRNLRLAISPDYAGNDRFRIEQAAAMAESTSIPLMATNDVLYHTAERRPLQDVLTAIRLNVPVAEVGLQLAANAERHLKPPMEMARLFRRHPQALAETLRFAESLSFSLDELKHNYPEETTEAGVDPQTELERLTWEGARKRYLEGIPDKVEGLIRHELAIVGLKKYARYFLTVRDIVRFARSEGILCQGRGSAANSVICYCLEITEVDPNLLDVLFERFVSTERDEPPDIDVDFEHEKRDVVIQYIYDKYSAKRTALAAAVISYRGRSALREVAKAMGLSEDVRSALSSTIWGWSTSELGEKEAHAGGINRADPLARLVIERSNDIMGFPRHLSQHVGGFVITKDRLDEIVPIVKTAMDERKMVEWDKDDLDNVGILKVDVLALGMLSCLRRAFDLLETHYGVRDRYGRRLTLATIPQKDDRVYDMICRADTLGVFQIESRAQMSMLPRLRPRTFYDLVIEVAIVRPGPIQGDMVHPYLRRRQGKEKVEYPSEELETILKRTLGVPLFQEQAMKIAIDAGGFSPGEADKLRRAMATFKRNGTIGNYETLMVEGMVKKGYQRDFAERCFKQIEGFGEYGFPESHAASFALLVYASCWFKTFYPDVFCAAILNSQPMGFYQPAQLVRDARDHGVDIRDVDVNLSVWDCTLEKAPFDPARILARHAEMRGVIETSHALRLGFRQIKGLSKDRMEAFVARRGSGYESVRDVWLRSGLDVDEIERLAQADAFRSIGLDRREALWAVRALDRKSAAESLPLFDQPAIRLRELEPETKLPKMPLGEHVIHDYRSLGLSLKAHPVAFLRERLDRTGVTPNANLPSVRDGRRVSVAGLVLVRQRPGKGNAIFLTLEDDKAVANVIIWPRIFDRYRPVIMGARFIRVTGKLQSESGVIHIVADRIEDLTPWLTVLLEKVGAARQVSPDRSSQPALRNAPIRQDLATLSEEAESVMPKGRNFQ from the coding sequence ATGAACGCGCTGACCGTCATTACCTATGCCGAATTCGGCATCCAGTCGAATTTCTCCTTCCTGCGCGGCGCCTCCAAGCCGGAAGAGCTGGTGGTCGCGGCCAAGCTCCTGGGCTTCTCCGCGATCGGGCTTGCCGACTGCAACACGGTGGCCGGCGTGGTGCGTGCCTGGCAGCAGGCCAAGGTCGAAAAGCTCTCCTATCACCCCGGCTGCCGGCTGGTCTTTTGCGACGGCACGCCGGACATTCTCGCCTATCCCAAGGATCGCAAGGGCTGGGGACATCTGTGCCGCATGCTCACCCAAGCCAATCTGCGCGACGAAACCGAAAAGGGCGCGACCCTGCTCCAGCGCGGCGACCTGCTTGAATGGGGGGACCTCATGTCACTGGCCGTCGTGCCCGATCTGACGGCGGACGCGCAAGACAGTCTCGCTTCGCTTCGCCAGCTGAAGGATCGTTTCGGAAGAAATCTCCGTCTGGCCATTTCGCCTGACTATGCGGGCAATGACCGCTTCAGGATCGAGCAGGCAGCGGCGATGGCTGAGAGTACCAGCATCCCGCTGATGGCGACCAACGATGTTCTCTACCACACGGCGGAGCGGCGCCCGCTGCAGGACGTGCTGACCGCCATCCGCCTCAACGTCCCCGTTGCCGAGGTCGGGCTGCAACTGGCAGCCAATGCCGAGCGCCATCTGAAGCCGCCGATGGAGATGGCCCGCCTGTTCCGCAGGCATCCGCAGGCGCTGGCCGAGACCTTGCGCTTTGCGGAAAGCCTGAGTTTTTCTCTGGATGAACTGAAGCACAACTACCCAGAAGAGACGACCGAGGCAGGCGTCGACCCTCAAACGGAACTTGAGAGATTGACTTGGGAGGGCGCCAGGAAACGTTACCTCGAGGGCATCCCTGACAAAGTGGAAGGTCTCATCCGGCATGAACTCGCAATTGTCGGCCTGAAGAAATACGCCCGTTATTTCCTTACCGTTCGCGACATCGTTCGGTTCGCGCGTTCAGAAGGTATTCTGTGTCAGGGACGCGGCTCCGCCGCAAACTCCGTCATTTGCTACTGTCTTGAGATTACGGAAGTCGATCCTAACCTTCTGGACGTTCTTTTCGAGCGCTTTGTTTCAACGGAGCGTGACGAGCCCCCAGATATTGATGTCGATTTCGAGCATGAAAAGCGCGACGTCGTCATCCAGTATATTTACGACAAATACAGCGCCAAGCGCACGGCACTTGCTGCTGCTGTCATCAGCTATCGCGGCCGCTCGGCGCTGCGTGAAGTGGCGAAGGCCATGGGTCTGTCCGAGGATGTCAGAAGCGCATTGTCGAGCACGATCTGGGGCTGGTCGACCTCTGAGCTCGGCGAGAAGGAGGCTCACGCTGGCGGCATCAACCGCGCCGACCCGCTGGCAAGACTGGTGATCGAGCGCTCCAACGATATCATGGGTTTTCCCCGTCACCTGTCCCAGCATGTCGGCGGCTTCGTCATCACAAAGGACCGGCTCGACGAGATCGTACCCATCGTCAAGACGGCGATGGACGAGCGCAAGATGGTCGAATGGGACAAGGATGATCTCGACAATGTCGGCATCCTCAAAGTCGATGTGCTCGCGCTTGGCATGCTGTCTTGCCTGAGGCGCGCCTTTGATCTGCTGGAAACCCACTACGGTGTGAGAGACAGATATGGCCGGCGCCTTACCCTTGCGACAATTCCGCAAAAGGATGACCGCGTCTACGACATGATTTGTCGTGCCGACACGCTTGGCGTCTTCCAAATTGAATCCCGCGCACAGATGTCCATGCTGCCGCGTCTCAGGCCCCGCACATTCTATGATCTGGTCATCGAGGTCGCGATCGTTCGGCCCGGCCCGATCCAGGGCGACATGGTTCACCCCTACCTTCGTCGGCGGCAGGGAAAGGAGAAGGTCGAGTATCCGAGCGAAGAGCTTGAAACCATCCTCAAGCGAACGCTCGGTGTGCCGCTGTTTCAAGAGCAGGCAATGAAGATCGCCATTGATGCCGGAGGGTTCTCTCCCGGTGAGGCAGATAAGCTGCGACGCGCGATGGCCACCTTTAAACGCAATGGCACGATCGGGAACTATGAGACGCTAATGGTCGAAGGGATGGTCAAGAAAGGCTACCAGCGAGACTTCGCCGAGCGCTGCTTCAAGCAGATCGAAGGGTTTGGCGAATACGGCTTTCCCGAAAGCCATGCCGCCTCCTTCGCCCTGCTCGTCTACGCCTCCTGCTGGTTCAAGACCTTCTATCCAGACGTGTTCTGCGCCGCGATCCTGAACTCGCAGCCGATGGGGTTCTATCAGCCGGCGCAGCTGGTGCGCGACGCGCGCGACCATGGTGTCGACATCCGCGACGTCGACGTCAATCTCTCCGTCTGGGATTGCACCTTGGAAAAGGCCCCCTTCGATCCGGCCCGCATCCTCGCGCGCCATGCCGAAATGCGAGGTGTTATCGAGACCAGCCATGCGCTTCGGCTCGGCTTCCGGCAGATCAAGGGGCTGTCGAAGGACCGCATGGAGGCTTTCGTCGCGCGACGCGGTTCAGGTTACGAATCCGTCCGTGATGTCTGGCTGCGCTCCGGCCTCGATGTCGACGAGATCGAGCGGCTGGCCCAGGCCGACGCCTTCCGCTCGATTGGCCTCGATCGCCGCGAGGCGCTATGGGCGGTGCGCGCGCTCGACCGCAAGAGTGCCGCCGAGAGCCTGCCGCTGTTCGATCAGCCGGCGATCCGCCTGCGCGAGCTGGAGCCCGAAACGAAACTTCCCAAAATGCCGCTCGGCGAGCATGTCATCCACGACTATCGCTCGCTCGGCCTGTCGCTGAAGGCGCATCCGGTGGCTTTCCTGCGCGAACGGCTCGACCGGACCGGTGTCACGCCCAATGCGAACCTCCCATCCGTACGCGACGGCAGGCGTGTCTCCGTTGCCGGCCTCGTGTTGGTGCGGCAGCGCCCCGGCAAGGGCAATGCGATCTTCCTGACGCTGGAGGACGACAAGGCCGTCGCCAATGTCATCATCTGGCCAAGGATCTTCGATCGCTATCGGCCGGTCATCATGGGCGCTAGGTTCATCCGCGTCACCGGCAAGCTCCAGTCCGAATCGGGTGTCATCCACATCGTCGCCGACAGGATCGAGGATCTCACGCCCTGGTTGACCGTGCTTCTGGAGAAGGTCGGCGCCGCCAGACAAGTGAGCCCGGATCGCTCCAGCCAACCGGCGCTACGGAACGCGCCGATCAGGCAGGATCTCGCAACGCTGTCTGAAGAGGCGGAAAGTGTCATGCCCAAGGGCCGCAATTTTCAGTAG
- a CDS encoding DNA polymerase Y family protein: MMSHRQGNAQRISALDERAETLHLKRGMGIADARAMHPSIDIVEADPEADRRLLEGLADWCDRYTPLVALDGSDGLFLDVTGCTHLFGGERAMLDDILSRFFHQGFDVRAGLAATPGAAWAAARFSGDRIVAGGEEEALLAPLPLAALRIEPAIRDSLESVGLRTAGAVMAAPRAPLARRFGASLLLRLDQALGRLDEAVSPRLPIAPLSVERHLAEPVTLTEEIERLVGMLATTLKSDLERRGEGARTLALLLFRVDGAVSRIALGTSRPMREPLLIQKLFHERLAALEQDIDAGYGFDLVRLSVLATAAFDMQQADLAGDVTDDGADIALFADRIRARLGDGAVLKPVVVESHLPEHAVATIPFTEVLRKTTPPKKPDKITTPAPTTVFRRERPIRLFRSPEPVEVPATEMPEGPPLNFRWRRALYRVTRAEGPERIAAEWWREAASDPVTSTRDYFRIEDTDGRRYWLYRQGLYGNPQVPPRWFLHGVFA, encoded by the coding sequence GTGATGAGCCATCGCCAGGGGAACGCGCAGCGCATCTCAGCCCTCGACGAACGGGCTGAGACGCTTCACCTGAAGCGCGGCATGGGCATAGCCGACGCGCGTGCCATGCATCCCTCAATCGATATCGTCGAGGCCGATCCGGAGGCCGACCGGCGCCTGCTCGAAGGCCTTGCCGACTGGTGCGACCGCTACACCCCGCTGGTGGCGCTGGACGGCAGCGACGGCCTGTTTCTCGACGTCACCGGCTGCACGCATCTTTTCGGTGGCGAACGCGCGATGCTGGACGACATCCTGTCGCGCTTCTTCCATCAGGGTTTTGACGTCCGCGCCGGGCTTGCCGCGACGCCGGGTGCAGCCTGGGCGGCGGCACGATTTTCCGGCGACCGCATCGTCGCTGGCGGCGAGGAGGAAGCCCTGCTCGCGCCCTTGCCGCTGGCGGCGCTGCGCATCGAGCCGGCGATCCGCGACAGCCTCGAGAGCGTCGGCCTGCGCACGGCGGGCGCCGTCATGGCGGCGCCCCGCGCGCCGCTTGCCCGCCGCTTTGGCGCCTCCCTGCTTTTGCGTCTCGACCAGGCGCTTGGGCGTCTCGACGAGGCGGTGTCGCCGCGCCTTCCCATCGCGCCACTGTCGGTCGAGCGCCATCTCGCCGAGCCCGTCACCCTGACCGAGGAGATCGAACGTCTGGTTGGCATGCTGGCGACGACGTTGAAGAGTGACCTCGAACGTCGCGGCGAGGGCGCCCGGACGCTGGCGCTGCTGCTCTTTCGCGTCGACGGCGCCGTCAGCCGCATCGCGCTGGGCACATCGCGGCCGATGCGCGAACCCTTGCTGATCCAGAAATTGTTCCATGAACGGCTGGCCGCGCTCGAACAGGATATCGATGCCGGCTATGGTTTTGATCTCGTGCGCCTGTCGGTCCTGGCGACCGCCGCCTTCGACATGCAGCAGGCCGACCTTGCCGGCGATGTGACCGATGATGGCGCCGATATCGCTTTATTCGCCGACCGCATCCGCGCCCGGCTCGGCGATGGCGCGGTTCTGAAGCCGGTCGTCGTCGAAAGCCATCTGCCGGAACACGCCGTCGCCACGATCCCCTTCACCGAGGTGCTGCGGAAAACCACGCCGCCAAAAAAGCCGGACAAGATAACGACGCCCGCGCCCACGACCGTCTTTCGGCGGGAGCGGCCGATCCGGCTTTTCCGCTCGCCCGAACCCGTCGAGGTGCCGGCCACCGAAATGCCCGAGGGTCCGCCACTGAATTTCCGCTGGCGCCGCGCGCTCTACCGCGTCACCCGCGCCGAGGGACCCGAACGCATCGCCGCCGAATGGTGGCGTGAAGCCGCAAGCGATCCGGTCACATCGACCCGTGATTATTTCCGCATCGAGGATACCGACGGCCGCCGCTACTGGCTCTACCGGCAAGGCCTTTACGGCAACCCGCAAGTGCCGCCGCGCTGGTTCCTGCATGGGGTTTTCGCATGA